A stretch of the Aphis gossypii isolate Hap1 chromosome 2, ASM2018417v2, whole genome shotgun sequence genome encodes the following:
- the LOC114125271 gene encoding uncharacterized protein LOC114125271, which produces MGLLCSKTKGLPQVINKSISSPKAPQLKAPTVPSVPNVGELKVQPKASPKKPSTGVVSNILQTAAGVAMGNIIGQKISRKLDNTNNSKDVENPTQSPIEKDKYSVGNELENKEITGQDEDLNEQDELTEHNNFDDDDHNDEQEESDD; this is translated from the exons aTGGGTTTATTGTGTTCAAAGACTAAAGG ctTACCACAAGTtatcaataaaagtataagttcTCCAAAAGCACCACAATTAAAAGCACCTACAGTACCGTCAGTACCTAATGTTGGCGAACTAAAAGTACAACCCAAAGCATCACCTAAAAAACCAAGCACAGGAGTTGTATCAAATATTCTTCAGACTGCAGCAGGAGTTGCAATG GGAAATATAATAGGTCAAAAAATATCCCGTAAGTTagacaatacaaataatagtaaagaTGTAGAAAATCCTACTCAATCACCAATTGAGAAGGATAAATATTCAGTTGGTAATGAATtggaaaataaagaaattactGGACAAGATGAAGATTTAAATGAACAAGATGAATTAACAGAACACAACAATTTTGATGATGATGATCATAATGATGAACAAGAAGAAAGTGATGATTAA